The Alkalihalophilus pseudofirmus nucleotide sequence TTGGTTTGTGCACTCGATCGTCATCGGAACTAACAACTCTTGTGTTTCCCTTGGTACTTCTCCTACTTTTTCTCTATAATACTCATATTTTATTCGTTCCTGCGCAGCATGTTGATCAATCAGATACATACCGTTTTCATTTTGAGCCACGATATACGTACCATGCATTTGCCCAACTGGATACATCACCGGAACCCTGTCATGAAGCTCGTTTGTTTGTTGCTCATGTACACTGCTCGCAAAGTCGCCCTCTGCTTTATGCGTCTCTGGCATTTCTAGTGAATCTATTTGATTTTTTTCTAGATAATCTTCTTTAACCTTACTTTTTTCAAACTTATCTCCTTCTACCTTACTTCCTTCAGCCTTATCGAAAAATTTGCTCCCATTTGCGTCTTTCTCTATCGTTCCAGCTTCCTTAACGATTGACGGCAGAGGATCCTTCGCATGATTTCCCTCTGTTTGCGCACCACTATTATTTACTTGATTTAATAGTGATTGATCAAATAGTGACGAATCAGTATCTGGTGTAGCCTTCTCAAATGGAAGTGTCTCCTGGTAATGTATTTGTTTAGGTTTTTCGGTAGTATGTTTTATTTCAGGGATAAGAGTTTGTTTATTGAAAGCTGATTGAATAGACGAGGTAATAAGCTTAGCTAGTTCATCTTCTTTACTTAAACGGACTTCAAGTTTAGATGGGTGTACGTTCACATCAATTAATGTAGGGTCCATCTCAATACTTAGCACAACAACCGGGTACCTTCCGATCGGCAATAATGTATGAAATCCTTCTTGAACTGCTCTAGCAAGATGAAAATTACGTATATATCTCCCGTTAATAAATAAACTCATGTATTGTCTGGACGCTCTTGTTACTTCAGGCTTTGCAATATACCCCTCGATCGAATAATCAAGAGAGGTACCCGAGACAGCAACCATTTCTTTGGCTACATTCCGTCCGTAAATCGAGGCAATAACCTGCCTCACATCTTTATTCCCGCTCGTCTTAAGCATCTCTTTACCGTTATGATAGAGGGAGATAGCCACATTTGGGTGAGCTAAGGCCAGACGATTGACGACATCACTCACATGGCCCGCTTCCGTATGTACTGTTTTTAAATACTTCAAGCGAGCAGGGGTATTATAAAATAAATTCTGAACGATGACTTCTGTTCCTTTACGGGTTTTTGAAGGAGTGCGTGAAGTAATATGGCCGCCTTCTAAAGTCAGCTCTACACCTGGTCCCTCACCCGTGCACGTTCTCATCGTTAAATGTGACACAGATGCTATACTTGGCAATGCCTCCCCGCGAAACCCTAATGTGCGAATTTGGAAAAGATCGCGGTCGGTTTTGATTTTACTTGTCGCATGTCTATAAAAAGCCGTTTCTACATCATCAGCTTGAATCCCATCGCCATTATCAAGGATGCGAATCGATGACATTCCGCCTTCTTCCATTTCGATCAAGATATTCGTACTGTTTGCATCTAACGCATTTTCAAGCAGTTCTTTTACAATCGACGCCGGACGCTCGACTACTTCTCCAGCTGCAATCTTATTAGACAGAAACGCATCTAATTTAACAATTTGAGCCATCGATTCTTCCTCCTCTCACACACTATTTATCCTGCTTACTTCAGCTCTTGCTGGCAGTCATTTATTAACTTCATTATTTCAAAAGGGGATAAGTTCATCAGATCTGCCTCTTGAATCTTCTTAAGAACATCCATTTCTTTTGTATGAAGTTTATTTCTGTCATTTTTCTTTTCCGCAGTTTTTTGATTCTTATTATCTATCAGTTCTTCTCCAAATAATGAAAGCTGTGTGACGGGCTCCTTCACTTTTGATTTATCTGTTTCATTCCCTATTTCCACTTCTGTTGAAATGGAAGCTTTTTGGTTTTGCCCTTCAAGTACTTTTAATAATTGTTCAGCTCGGCTCGTCACTTCTTTTGGAAGCTCTGCTAATTGTGCCACATAAATTCCGTAACTTCGATCAGCTTGTCCATCTACTACTTTATGCAAGAAAACGACCTTGCCATCTTCTTCAACTGCTGATACATGGACATTTTGAACATGCTCTAACTCATCACTGAGGGCTGTCAATTCATGATAATGAGTTGAAAACAATGTCTTTGCTCCAATCTCATTATGAATATATTCTATGATGGCTTGTGCAAGGGCCATTCCATCATACGTCGATGTGCCTCGCCCAATCTCATCTAATAATATTAAACTGCATTCCGTTGCTTTACTTAGAGCGTATTGTGTCTCAAGCATTTCAACCATAAATGTACTTTGTCCGCTTGCTAAATCATCAGCGGCTCCAATTCTTGTGAAAATTTGATCAAAAATGGGAAGCTCTGCTTTTTCTGCAGGAACAAAACATCCGATCTGAGCCATGATGGACAGGAGGGCGAGCTGGCGCATATACGTACTCTTACCAGCCATATTAGGTCCGGTAATTAAGAGCATTTCACGCCCTGGGTGCAGGGCTACATCATTTGGAACATATTCTCCTTTTTGAATAACTGATTCTACAACTGGATGACGCCCTCCTTCAATCAGCACATCACCTACTGGACGTAATACCGGTTTTTGATAATGTTGTTTCTCACTGACCGTTGCAAAACCTAAAAGCACATCAATTTCACTAATTGTTTGTGCGAGTGCCTGCAAGTGAGGGACATAGTCTTTTACCTGTTCTCGAATCATGACAAATAAATCATATTCCAGCTGTTCCATCTTTTCTTCTGCTTCAAGAATTAATGCTTCTTTTTCTTTCAGTTCTGGTGTGACAAAGCGTTCAGCATTAGTCAGTGTTTGTTTTCGCTCATACCTGCCTTCTTCAAGCAGATGTCTGTTTGCTCTGGTCACTTCTAAATAATATCCGAACACTTTATTGAATCCGACTTTTAATGATTTAATGCCTGTCTCAAGTCTTTCTTTCCGTTCGAGTTCAGCAATCCATTTCTTTCCGTTCACACTTGCATCCCGGTACGTATCAAGCTCTTGATTAAACCCTTCTAAGATCATCCCCCCGTCCTTAATTGAAATCGGAGGGTCTTCCACGATGCTTCGCTCGAGCAATTCAATCACTTGTTCAAACGGCGCTTCGTTAGTAAACCAGCGATCTTTAAAAGAATCATCTAAACTCGTCACTTTCTCTTCTATCAAAGGAATCTTTTGTAACGACTTTTTCAACTGAACTAACTCTCTTGCATTCACATTTCCATAAGCAATTCGCCCTGCTAAGCGTTCAAGGTCATATACTTGTCTTAGCTCATCACGAATCTCTTCACGCAAGAAGTAATCATTCATAAAGGCAGTCACTGCTTTTTGACGCCCGCTTATTTTTGCCTCATCAAGTAAAGGTCTTTCAATCCAGCGTTTTAATAAACGTCCGCCCATTGCAGTGACCGTATGATCTACAATGCTCAAAAGCGAACCTTTCTTCTTTTTCTCGCGCAGCGTCTCAACAAGCTCTAAATTACGCTTCGTATGCAAATCAAGCTTCATATATTCTTCTGCATGATACCACTCTACTTTTTGAAGATGGTCAAGTGATCGTTTCTGAGTGCGGCTTAAGTAATTTAATAATCTTCCATACGTAGTGACAAGCTTAGATTGCGAGAGGTCTTCAACTAAATGCTTATATCTCTCATCCAGCGCTGCTTCTTCCTCATAAGAAACCGTAACACCTAAGAGGCGCTCTAATTCTGTTAGCTGTTCACGTTCTACATTCGGGCTCACAACGATTTCTTTTGCACCAGTTGCACTTAACTCTTGCAGCAGTTCAGTTTGTCCTCCTTGAATCATTGTCACCGCGCCTTCACCAGTTGTCAGATCACAACGTGCGATTCCAATTGATTCATCTTCAAATATACTGAAACTTGCCAAGTAATTATTCTCTTTCTCTCGAATCATTTTTCCGTCCATGACTGTTCCTGGTGTAAGCATCTTGACGACTTCTCTTTTCACTACACCTTTTGCGGTCTTTGGATCCTCCACTTGTTCACAAATAGCTATTTTATAGCCTTTTTCAACCAGCCTAGACATATATTGATCAGCAGAATGATAAGGGACACCGCACATCGGAATTCTGTCCTCTCCTTGCCCTCTGCCTGTTAATGTGATCTCTAATTCTTGTGCTGCTTTTACAGCATCATCAAAAAACATTTCATAAAAATCGCCTAAACGAAAAAATAAAAAGGCATCCTCATATTGTGCCTTAATGTCTACATATTGCTGCATCATTGGGGTTAGTTGTGCCATTATTCTCCTCCACCGTTCCTAAAAACATTCATCTTATTATAACACAGGGCCCTGCTCATCGCATTAGATCACAACACCCCTCTAGACTATCCATTTGAGCACATAAAAAAGTCAGAAAGATAAGCTCCTTCTGACTCTAGGTATTAATTATCCATTTCTTTATGCAGGAAATTCGGGTCAAGCTTCTCATATTCTTCATCGCTAATATCATCAAACTCGTCATCTTCCACATCAAACTCTTCGATTATCCCATCAGGATTTACAGCCACCGCCATCTTTGTTTCACCGATACAGTCTACAACAAATTCTCTTTCTACCTCAACATTTACATGTTCCCCGTTTTCTGAGATCGATGCCTCAAGAGTATTTGGCTGCTGCAAGGCCCGTGCAAATACTTCCATATCATCTGATAACACGTTTTGATCCTGCATCGATAGCGGGATCACATCGGTATAATTCACCGTTTGAGTCGCCACTTCCGTTTTAGTGTTGTCGTTGTAGGAAAACCATAAATTCACATCATAGCTTCCATCTACTTCTACATTGCTTCCTTTTTTCTGCGCACCGTATTTGTGGTTAATAATCCAGCAACCTAAAATACTTGACGGTTTGTGTGCAGGTTTTATTTTATGTGTAGCCTCAGAGAATTTTCGCCCCTTCCCACAAACCGCCTTTGTGATAATTTCCCGATACATTCCGTCATTTCTTGTTTGTGCCATGTAATTGAACCTCCTATTCTCTTATCCGTCCCATGGTGGTCGTGTCGGCTACTGCCTACTTACTCCCCCATTTTCTTTCATGCCCATTGTATGCGGGCTAATTAATGAATGTGCGAAAAGAATATCATACCTGTTACTCTTTCCTTATCACGTTATGAGGCAAGATTAGGTTTTAGTACAGGAAATCAACTTACGTAAACAAAAAAATAACCTTACATTCCTCTAGGGAACATAAGGTTACGATCTGTTATTGGCATCCGCCATCAAAATAAGGACTTTTTGTTGTCGTTCCTTTTAAAAGGTCTCCGCCCATTGATGTAATAATTTCATCAGTCACTGTTTTAGAGATTGTTTTTGACACCATTTGAAGCAGTTCATTTACTTCAATTTGGCTTTGCTTAAATTCTTGAACAAGAGGAATCTCATCGATTTCCTGGTGAAGCGCATCAATTTTTTGGTCAACGTCTTTTAACGCTTCTGTTTTATTATAATGCTGTAGATTCACAGCTTCCTTTTGAAGCTTTTTGATCTCAGCAATCAGCTCTTGTACTCTCAGGTGTTCATTAATTTTTTTCTCTGCTTGTTTAAAGAAATCTACTTCTTCTGTTTCAGCCATCATTTTCGCAAGTTCTTTTGCTTTCATTCGAATATCTTCTCTTGTATATGTTGCATTCATTATACATGCACCTCCGCATTTTCAACCAATTCTCCAGTTAATGACCATGTTTTTGCTTCATTTACTTTTACATACACAATCTCGCCTATAATTGACTTCGGACCCTTAAAGTTAACAAGACGATTTGTACGTGTACGGCCTGCTAATACATCAGGATCTTTCTTGCTTTCACCTTCAACGAGTACTTCTACGACTTGGTCTTGATAATCAAGGTTTTTCTTAGCTGAAATTTCGTTGACTAAGGCATTTAATCTTGCAAGACGTTCTTTTTTCACTTCCATAGGAACATTATCCTTCATCTTAGCAGCAGGCGTTCCCTCACGAGGTGAATAAATATAAGTGAAAGCACTATCAAACTCAATTTCGCGTACAAGTGATAATGTGTCTTCAAACTGCTCTTCTGTCTCATTTGGGAAACCGACGATTAGATCTGTTGTAAAGGATGCATTAGGAATAGCCATTTTAATTTTATGAGCAAGCTCTACGTACTGTTCTCTTGTATATTTTCGTGCCATAAGCTTTAATATATCAGAATTTCCGTGCTGAACAGGCAAGTGGATATGTTCTACAAGATTGCCCCCTTTGGATAAAACCGAGATCAAATGGTCATCAAAATCCCTTGGATGACTCGTTGTAAAGCGTACACGTGGAATATCAATTTTATGAATATCATCCATTAAATGTCCCAGGCGGTAATCACGGTCTTTAAGATCTTTTCCGTACGCATTAACATTTTGACCTAGCAGGGTAATTTCTTTGTAGCCTTGGCGAGCGAGATCACGAACCTCATCAATAATATCCTCAGGCAGACGACTGCGCTCTTTACCGCGGGTATAAGGTACGATACAGTACGTACAAAACTTGTCACAGCCATACATAATGTTGACCCATGCTTGAGTTTTACCTTCACGCTTACGGGGCATATTCTCTACAATGTCCCCTTCTTTTGACCAAACTTCAATCACCATTTCTTTTCCATAAATAGCGTTTTGAAGAAGGCTTGGCAAGCGGTGAATATTATGTGTACCAAAAATAATATCAATATGCTGATGCTTTTGCATAATGCGGTTTACGACATTTTCTTCTTGAGACATACAGCCGCATACCCCTAAAATAACTTCCGGTCTTTCTTTCTTTAAAGACTTTAGGTGCCCGATTTCACCAAACACTTTATTTTCCGCATTTTCACGAATGGCACACGTATTAAGTAAAATGACATCTGCATCTTTTGTGTCATCGGTTTCAGTAAAGCCCATTTCCGTTAGAAGGCCGGCCATGTTCTCTGAATCATGCGTATTCATTTG carries:
- the miaB gene encoding tRNA (N6-isopentenyl adenosine(37)-C2)-methylthiotransferase MiaB, with protein sequence MNEDQRLGRLGNTESQSEQDVKSSDGAKKDYSKYFDFSNAKIISEEENKKIIRIQGRDIQITDQPDYKQGKRRGKEDVQVLRPDDLIPESMQGIGSGKTFHIRTYGCQMNTHDSENMAGLLTEMGFTETDDTKDADVILLNTCAIRENAENKVFGEIGHLKSLKKERPEVILGVCGCMSQEENVVNRIMQKHQHIDIIFGTHNIHRLPSLLQNAIYGKEMVIEVWSKEGDIVENMPRKREGKTQAWVNIMYGCDKFCTYCIVPYTRGKERSRLPEDIIDEVRDLARQGYKEITLLGQNVNAYGKDLKDRDYRLGHLMDDIHKIDIPRVRFTTSHPRDFDDHLISVLSKGGNLVEHIHLPVQHGNSDILKLMARKYTREQYVELAHKIKMAIPNASFTTDLIVGFPNETEEQFEDTLSLVREIEFDSAFTYIYSPREGTPAAKMKDNVPMEVKKERLARLNALVNEISAKKNLDYQDQVVEVLVEGESKKDPDVLAGRTRTNRLVNFKGPKSIIGEIVYVKVNEAKTWSLTGELVENAEVHV
- the mutL gene encoding DNA mismatch repair endonuclease MutL — encoded protein: MAQIVKLDAFLSNKIAAGEVVERPASIVKELLENALDANSTNILIEMEEGGMSSIRILDNGDGIQADDVETAFYRHATSKIKTDRDLFQIRTLGFRGEALPSIASVSHLTMRTCTGEGPGVELTLEGGHITSRTPSKTRKGTEVIVQNLFYNTPARLKYLKTVHTEAGHVSDVVNRLALAHPNVAISLYHNGKEMLKTSGNKDVRQVIASIYGRNVAKEMVAVSGTSLDYSIEGYIAKPEVTRASRQYMSLFINGRYIRNFHLARAVQEGFHTLLPIGRYPVVVLSIEMDPTLIDVNVHPSKLEVRLSKEDELAKLITSSIQSAFNKQTLIPEIKHTTEKPKQIHYQETLPFEKATPDTDSSLFDQSLLNQVNNSGAQTEGNHAKDPLPSIVKEAGTIEKDANGSKFFDKAEGSKVEGDKFEKSKVKEDYLEKNQIDSLEMPETHKAEGDFASSVHEQQTNELHDRVPVMYPVGQMHGTYIVAQNENGMYLIDQHAAQERIKYEYYREKVGEVPRETQELLVPMTIECTNQEAIIIDQHLDDLKQVGVFLEEFGSKTYIVRSHPVWLPKGLEEETIREIIDHLLTTAKIDIKRLREEAAILMSCKASIKANRHLRQDEMFALLESLRKSSDPFTCPHGRPILIHFSSYELEKMFKRVM
- the mutS gene encoding DNA mismatch repair protein MutS translates to MAQLTPMMQQYVDIKAQYEDAFLFFRLGDFYEMFFDDAVKAAQELEITLTGRGQGEDRIPMCGVPYHSADQYMSRLVEKGYKIAICEQVEDPKTAKGVVKREVVKMLTPGTVMDGKMIREKENNYLASFSIFEDESIGIARCDLTTGEGAVTMIQGGQTELLQELSATGAKEIVVSPNVEREQLTELERLLGVTVSYEEEAALDERYKHLVEDLSQSKLVTTYGRLLNYLSRTQKRSLDHLQKVEWYHAEEYMKLDLHTKRNLELVETLREKKKKGSLLSIVDHTVTAMGGRLLKRWIERPLLDEAKISGRQKAVTAFMNDYFLREEIRDELRQVYDLERLAGRIAYGNVNARELVQLKKSLQKIPLIEEKVTSLDDSFKDRWFTNEAPFEQVIELLERSIVEDPPISIKDGGMILEGFNQELDTYRDASVNGKKWIAELERKERLETGIKSLKVGFNKVFGYYLEVTRANRHLLEEGRYERKQTLTNAERFVTPELKEKEALILEAEEKMEQLEYDLFVMIREQVKDYVPHLQALAQTISEIDVLLGFATVSEKQHYQKPVLRPVGDVLIEGGRHPVVESVIQKGEYVPNDVALHPGREMLLITGPNMAGKSTYMRQLALLSIMAQIGCFVPAEKAELPIFDQIFTRIGAADDLASGQSTFMVEMLETQYALSKATECSLILLDEIGRGTSTYDGMALAQAIIEYIHNEIGAKTLFSTHYHELTALSDELEHVQNVHVSAVEEDGKVVFLHKVVDGQADRSYGIYVAQLAELPKEVTSRAEQLLKVLEGQNQKASISTEVEIGNETDKSKVKEPVTQLSLFGEELIDNKNQKTAEKKNDRNKLHTKEMDVLKKIQEADLMNLSPFEIMKLINDCQQELK
- a CDS encoding outer spore coat protein CotE; protein product: MAQTRNDGMYREIITKAVCGKGRKFSEATHKIKPAHKPSSILGCWIINHKYGAQKKGSNVEVDGSYDVNLWFSYNDNTKTEVATQTVNYTDVIPLSMQDQNVLSDDMEVFARALQQPNTLEASISENGEHVNVEVEREFVVDCIGETKMAVAVNPDGIIEEFDVEDDEFDDISDEEYEKLDPNFLHKEMDN
- a CDS encoding RicAFT regulatory complex protein RicA family protein, coding for MNATYTREDIRMKAKELAKMMAETEEVDFFKQAEKKINEHLRVQELIAEIKKLQKEAVNLQHYNKTEALKDVDQKIDALHQEIDEIPLVQEFKQSQIEVNELLQMVSKTISKTVTDEIITSMGGDLLKGTTTKSPYFDGGCQ